The proteins below come from a single Demetria terragena DSM 11295 genomic window:
- a CDS encoding ABC transporter substrate-binding protein, translating to MKASVLHRNRHVALPALLIALLMVLTACSSTPEPGSSASGSGSGDAAKPASSGVPAGEGSTTYPLTLKTWAGSSELKKRPERVAVFGFSPNLDALEALNFKPVYTITEEVKYPWRDQAWMKSIETVDTRTRRDPINFEGIKAAKPDLIIAPNALQSADEYKRLASIAPVLDNPTQVPGEDIDWRETQRMIGKAVDLPKAANAAITKADKATADVAKKHPEVKGKTITIATEYTGQIEYYTIAGSTTEELMVDMGFKPNPLAKEFVKDDTVSNENVGKLDGDVLMMFYVDPAAKAKRDKTPLFKALDPVKEKHYIGRTSEQPGAEVTWVLRRGASATSLPWATKTMGDWFGDLKL from the coding sequence ATGAAAGCCTCTGTGCTGCACCGTAATCGGCACGTTGCGCTTCCCGCGCTGCTGATCGCCTTGCTGATGGTTCTGACCGCGTGTTCTTCGACGCCAGAGCCAGGAAGTAGCGCCTCAGGCAGTGGATCGGGCGACGCGGCTAAGCCCGCCTCGTCGGGCGTACCCGCTGGCGAAGGCTCGACGACGTACCCGTTGACCCTGAAGACCTGGGCCGGCTCATCGGAGTTGAAGAAGCGTCCCGAACGGGTTGCGGTCTTCGGCTTCTCACCCAACCTGGACGCGCTGGAGGCATTGAACTTCAAGCCGGTCTATACCATCACCGAAGAGGTCAAGTACCCGTGGCGTGACCAGGCCTGGATGAAGTCGATTGAGACGGTCGACACTCGTACGCGGCGCGATCCCATCAACTTCGAGGGCATCAAGGCGGCAAAGCCTGACCTGATCATCGCCCCGAACGCCCTGCAGAGCGCAGATGAATACAAGCGCCTGGCGTCGATCGCGCCGGTGCTAGACAACCCAACGCAGGTTCCAGGCGAGGACATTGACTGGCGCGAGACCCAACGGATGATCGGCAAGGCTGTCGACCTGCCTAAGGCAGCTAACGCCGCGATCACCAAGGCCGACAAGGCCACTGCCGACGTCGCTAAGAAACACCCGGAGGTCAAGGGCAAGACAATCACCATCGCCACCGAATACACCGGGCAGATCGAGTACTACACGATCGCTGGTAGCACGACGGAGGAGCTGATGGTGGACATGGGCTTCAAGCCCAACCCGTTGGCCAAGGAATTCGTCAAGGACGACACGGTGTCCAATGAGAACGTCGGCAAACTCGACGGCGACGTGTTGATGATGTTCTACGTCGACCCAGCCGCCAAGGCCAAGCGAGACAAGACGCCGCTCTTCAAGGCGCTGGATCCGGTCAAGGAGAAGCACTACATCGGGCGCACCTCCGAGCAGCCTGGCGCTGAGGTCACCTGGGTACTGCGCCGCGGCGCGAGCGCAACCTCGCTCCCCTGGGCCACCAAGACCATGGGTGACTGGTTCGGCGATCTCAAACTCTGA
- a CDS encoding 1-phosphofructokinase family hexose kinase: protein MIITLTPNPAIDMTYTVPGVRVGETHAVEKSWSRAGGKGVNTASVLTAMDIDCVALCPTGEEDLTLMATDLDSRGIKHLLVPVPGRVRRSVAAVEPDGTATVFNEPGTRWPSDALIGHVDDVVHAQTVVAVCGSVPIGTESAVLDIIRQVQSRGAGLVLDLRDEVLQQALELQPDLVKPNRSEAAATLGLDPLDPPPAADLAMRLIEAGAQNAAVSDGRRGVTLATREGALWSARLPDPLPGNATGAGDALTAALAAHLQQSPTDWPEALRMGVAYSAAAVLQPVAGEVDPADVARLSPLVELREVTR from the coding sequence ATGATCATCACTCTGACGCCGAACCCGGCCATCGATATGACCTACACCGTTCCTGGTGTTCGTGTCGGCGAGACGCATGCCGTCGAAAAATCCTGGTCGCGTGCGGGCGGCAAGGGGGTTAACACGGCATCGGTTCTGACCGCTATGGACATTGACTGTGTCGCGCTATGCCCGACCGGCGAAGAGGACCTGACCCTCATGGCCACCGACTTGGATTCCCGTGGCATCAAGCACCTGCTGGTTCCTGTTCCGGGACGCGTGCGCCGCAGCGTCGCAGCAGTCGAACCCGATGGAACTGCAACGGTTTTCAACGAGCCGGGCACGCGGTGGCCAAGCGACGCACTCATCGGTCATGTCGACGATGTCGTGCACGCGCAGACCGTGGTCGCCGTGTGTGGGAGTGTGCCGATCGGCACCGAATCAGCCGTCTTAGACATCATTCGGCAGGTTCAATCCCGTGGTGCCGGCCTCGTACTCGACCTGCGTGACGAGGTTCTTCAACAGGCGCTTGAACTGCAGCCAGACCTCGTCAAGCCGAACCGGTCTGAAGCGGCGGCCACGCTTGGCCTCGACCCGCTCGACCCACCTCCGGCAGCGGACCTGGCGATGCGCCTCATCGAGGCCGGGGCTCAGAACGCGGCGGTCTCGGACGGGCGGCGGGGCGTCACGCTGGCCACGCGCGAGGGCGCGCTATGGAGTGCTCGCCTCCCGGATCCCCTGCCGGGCAATGCCACTGGCGCGGGCGACGCACTCACTGCCGCCCTTGCCGCGCACCTTCAGCAGTCACCGACCGACTGGCCCGAAGCATTACGGATGGGCGTCGCCTACTCGGCCGCCGCCGTGCTCCAGCCCGTGGCTGGCGAGGTGGATCCTGCGGATGTGGCGCGGCTGAGCCCACTCGTCGAGCTTCGCGAAGTCACGCGCTGA
- a CDS encoding ROK family protein has translation MDSAVIGIDVGGTRTKGVALSRTGDILAEDTRPTESVDAAARLGPAIGAQVDALAHQVGGPVAHVGVAVPGLVDEARGLGVWSANLGWRDLDLTATLAPHLPAPVTIGHDVRAGLLGEHRLGAARGQDNVCFVPLGTGIAAALLCRGQIVRGNPWTGEIGHVTVDSNGIDCGCGRQGCLETLVGGAAMARLWKHETGSDGGAAAIAHFVAEGNPVAAGIWMRGITALADVLAPILAANGTDLLVMGGGLSQAGDVLTEPLQLALRERLGAAPLEIVIAQLGDRAGALGAAVLAGDLAWA, from the coding sequence GTGGACTCAGCAGTGATCGGCATCGACGTCGGGGGTACGCGCACCAAAGGCGTCGCGCTATCGCGTACCGGGGACATCCTGGCCGAGGACACTCGGCCCACTGAATCCGTCGATGCCGCCGCGAGACTCGGGCCGGCGATCGGTGCGCAGGTCGACGCTCTTGCCCACCAGGTCGGCGGGCCGGTCGCCCATGTTGGGGTCGCCGTTCCCGGCCTGGTCGACGAGGCGCGAGGCCTCGGGGTCTGGTCGGCCAACTTGGGCTGGCGCGACCTTGACCTCACCGCGACGCTGGCACCTCACCTGCCGGCGCCGGTGACAATCGGGCACGACGTACGCGCGGGCCTGCTCGGCGAGCACCGCCTTGGTGCAGCACGCGGCCAGGACAACGTGTGCTTCGTCCCCCTGGGCACCGGAATCGCGGCGGCGCTGCTGTGCCGCGGTCAGATCGTGCGCGGCAACCCCTGGACCGGAGAAATTGGCCACGTCACCGTCGACTCAAATGGCATCGACTGTGGCTGCGGTCGCCAGGGTTGCCTGGAGACTCTCGTCGGGGGCGCTGCCATGGCCCGACTCTGGAAACACGAGACGGGGAGCGATGGCGGCGCGGCTGCGATCGCCCATTTCGTCGCCGAGGGCAACCCCGTGGCGGCCGGCATCTGGATGCGTGGAATCACCGCCCTGGCTGACGTACTCGCCCCCATCCTCGCGGCGAACGGCACTGACCTCCTCGTCATGGGCGGTGGCCTATCTCAGGCGGGTGACGTCCTCACAGAACCGCTCCAATTAGCACTCCGCGAGCGCCTTGGCGCGGCTCCGCTGGAGATTGTCATCGCCCAACTCGGCGACCGTGCGGGTGCCCTCGGCGCGGCCGTTCTCGCGGGGGACTTGGCGTGGGCATGA
- a CDS encoding pirin family protein, translating to MSNEEREPQDQVCPSTRTADVQVFEPREVPLGGPRAMTVRRTLPHRDRSFIGAWCFVDHYGPSDVAETGGMHVPPHPHSALQTVSWLFEGEVEHHDSGGWHAFVRPGEVNLMTAGAGIAHSEVSTSETTTLHGVQLWVVLPEADRDLPRRLQHHAAADVELADGVRGRVFMGELGGQTSPIETATPLLGAEIHLAPGTKWTISADPTFEHGVLLDSGDLTVEGQAVGAGSLAVLDSGPDELHLESRDGARLMLIGGTPYDEEIVMWWNFIGRDHDEIATLREQWQAQAERFGTVSGYDGGRDWLPAPGLPGGRLRPRGRMGKTA from the coding sequence GTGAGCAATGAAGAACGGGAACCGCAGGATCAGGTGTGCCCGAGCACCCGAACCGCTGATGTGCAGGTTTTTGAGCCGCGCGAGGTGCCTCTTGGCGGACCGCGCGCGATGACCGTGCGCCGTACGCTCCCGCACCGGGACCGCTCATTCATCGGCGCATGGTGCTTCGTGGATCACTATGGACCCAGTGATGTCGCCGAGACGGGCGGCATGCATGTGCCACCGCATCCACACTCGGCGCTGCAGACCGTCTCCTGGCTCTTCGAGGGCGAAGTCGAGCACCATGACTCGGGGGGTTGGCACGCCTTCGTTCGTCCGGGTGAGGTGAACCTGATGACGGCTGGTGCGGGTATCGCGCATTCGGAGGTGTCGACGTCCGAGACAACGACATTGCACGGTGTGCAGTTGTGGGTGGTGCTCCCTGAAGCCGATCGCGATCTGCCGCGTCGCCTACAGCACCATGCGGCCGCAGATGTCGAACTCGCCGACGGCGTGCGCGGTCGCGTCTTCATGGGGGAGTTGGGCGGTCAGACATCGCCGATCGAGACCGCAACGCCATTGCTGGGCGCGGAGATTCACCTCGCCCCCGGGACGAAGTGGACGATCTCGGCGGACCCGACCTTCGAGCACGGAGTGCTGCTCGACTCCGGTGATCTGACGGTCGAGGGTCAGGCGGTTGGAGCCGGATCGCTCGCGGTACTCGATTCCGGGCCCGACGAGTTGCATCTCGAATCGCGTGACGGCGCGCGGCTGATGCTCATCGGCGGCACGCCCTACGACGAAGAGATCGTGATGTGGTGGAACTTCATCGGGCGTGACCACGACGAGATCGCCACCTTGCGCGAGCAGTGGCAGGCTCAGGCGGAGCGATTCGGAACGGTGAGCGGCTATGACGGCGGCCGGGATTGGCTGCCTGCACCGGGACTACCCGGAGGTCGACTCCGCCCGCGTGGACGCATGGGAAAGACGGCATAG
- the thrS gene encoding threonine--tRNA ligase, producing the protein MDHVLDHREINRELAVFATDPLVGAGLPLWLPAGTVIRDELEQLARDIARADGCHGVHTPLIAKRELFERSGHWAKFSGDMFPVMQLGAESGDDDLVLRPANCPHHALVYAASRHSYRELPIRLNELAPMFRAERSGVVSGLSRVRQINLDDTHVFCRPDQVADEAVRALRSALHAQDVIGLPVDYVRMSLRDNGSGYLGDARQWADAELALREAAGRVLPGTGLDLVDAPGEAAFYGPKLDLQVHDGRGHEDTIATVQLDFNQPERFDLTYDGADGGRHRVAMIHRGTVGSMERVVASLLEHYQGRMPLWLAPIQVCVLPVNEDHDGYARRLHDDVLTAGLRPCTEVDGSLGARIRRSRQRRDAVIAVVGDDERSADAVQVKHPASGYSGRVSRGDFVAILQEAYSTRARGVSWPDIP; encoded by the coding sequence ATGGACCACGTGCTCGACCACCGCGAGATCAACCGCGAGCTGGCTGTCTTTGCCACCGACCCGCTGGTCGGCGCCGGACTGCCGTTGTGGCTGCCGGCCGGGACCGTCATCCGCGACGAACTCGAACAACTCGCACGGGACATCGCGCGCGCTGACGGCTGCCACGGCGTCCACACCCCGCTGATCGCCAAGCGCGAACTGTTCGAGCGTTCTGGGCACTGGGCCAAGTTCAGCGGGGACATGTTCCCCGTCATGCAACTCGGGGCCGAGTCTGGCGACGACGACCTCGTCTTGCGACCAGCGAACTGCCCGCACCACGCGTTGGTCTACGCCGCTTCGCGGCACTCCTATCGCGAGTTACCGATCCGCCTCAACGAACTCGCACCGATGTTCCGTGCTGAACGCTCAGGTGTGGTCTCCGGCCTGAGCCGGGTGCGGCAGATCAACCTGGACGACACCCACGTCTTCTGCCGTCCGGATCAGGTCGCCGACGAAGCCGTCCGCGCCCTTCGCTCAGCTCTTCACGCCCAGGATGTGATAGGACTTCCGGTCGACTACGTACGAATGTCGCTGCGGGACAACGGTTCCGGCTACCTTGGCGACGCCAGACAATGGGCCGATGCGGAGCTTGCGCTACGCGAAGCAGCCGGGCGAGTGCTTCCCGGAACCGGTCTTGACCTCGTCGACGCCCCCGGCGAAGCCGCGTTCTATGGCCCCAAACTCGACCTGCAGGTACACGACGGGCGCGGCCACGAAGACACGATCGCTACCGTACAACTGGACTTCAACCAGCCGGAACGCTTCGACCTCACCTATGACGGCGCCGACGGCGGACGCCACCGAGTGGCCATGATTCACCGCGGCACCGTGGGTTCCATGGAACGTGTAGTCGCATCGCTACTTGAGCACTACCAAGGCCGAATGCCATTGTGGCTAGCGCCAATTCAGGTATGCGTGCTGCCAGTGAACGAGGATCACGACGGGTATGCGCGACGCCTGCACGACGATGTCCTGACCGCTGGCCTTCGACCATGCACCGAGGTCGACGGCTCTCTCGGCGCCCGCATCCGGCGCAGCCGCCAACGCCGAGATGCGGTGATCGCCGTCGTCGGTGACGATGAACGGTCAGCTGACGCTGTCCAGGTCAAGCACCCGGCGAGCGGGTACAGCGGGCGGGTCTCGCGAGGTGACTTCGTTGCGATCCTGCAGGAGGCATACAGCACGCGCGCCCGGGGGGTTTCCTGGCCAGATATCCCCTGA
- a CDS encoding glycosyltransferase family 2 protein — translation MCAEPGHRLPVDGRDVVVVLNYRGRADTEDCVAALLADPAPPAVIVVDNGSGDGVLEAVRSRWPDVVTHQTGTNLGFAGGMNAGLRMALGGGARTVTVLNNDTVVPAGAVSALAARALHGDLVSPVVRRVDSSVWFAGGVVNAETGVPEHIFDERLARLPVDGMARQSDVLAGCCLTATAETWGRIGLFDERYFLMFEDSDLSLRARAAGVPRTVLTDVQIEHKVSASFQGAMGRLGAYYFLRNALLLTREHGGGSLSQRWRLLRTRVLPNVTAAVRQRDWPASRLQLIVIGAALGDHARRKYGRASEWLEAR, via the coding sequence ATGTGCGCCGAGCCGGGACATCGACTTCCTGTCGATGGCCGCGATGTGGTGGTCGTTCTGAACTATCGCGGCCGGGCCGACACCGAGGATTGTGTCGCGGCGCTGCTCGCGGACCCAGCGCCGCCCGCGGTGATTGTCGTCGACAACGGGTCAGGAGATGGCGTCCTGGAAGCGGTACGTTCCCGCTGGCCGGACGTGGTGACGCACCAGACTGGCACGAACCTCGGCTTCGCCGGTGGGATGAACGCCGGGCTCCGGATGGCACTCGGCGGGGGTGCGCGCACAGTCACGGTTCTCAACAACGACACCGTCGTTCCGGCTGGTGCCGTGAGTGCTTTGGCGGCGCGTGCGCTCCATGGTGACTTGGTCAGCCCCGTCGTACGCCGGGTCGACAGTTCGGTGTGGTTCGCCGGAGGGGTCGTGAATGCCGAGACAGGGGTGCCCGAGCACATCTTCGATGAGCGGTTAGCGCGGCTGCCCGTCGACGGCATGGCGCGGCAGAGCGACGTGCTCGCTGGATGCTGCCTGACCGCAACCGCCGAGACCTGGGGACGGATTGGGCTGTTCGATGAGCGCTACTTCCTCATGTTCGAGGACTCTGATCTGAGTTTGCGCGCGCGGGCAGCCGGGGTCCCTCGGACGGTGCTGACCGACGTGCAGATCGAACACAAGGTATCGGCGTCATTCCAAGGAGCGATGGGCCGTTTGGGGGCGTACTACTTCTTGCGCAATGCACTGCTCTTGACGCGCGAGCACGGCGGTGGATCGCTATCGCAGCGTTGGCGTTTGCTGCGGACGCGTGTGCTACCTAACGTGACGGCTGCTGTGCGACAAAGGGATTGGCCCGCTTCCAGACTTCAACTGATCGTCATCGGTGCAGCGCTGGGAGATCACGCACGGCGTAAGTATGGCCGGGCGTCGGAGTGGCTAGAGGCGCGTTAG
- a CDS encoding SDR family NAD(P)-dependent oxidoreductase has translation MNVLDSFSLQGRTALVTGGYRGLGLGFSRALAQAGADVVIAARDSSACAAVAEDLATETGRTVIGTSLDVTDLASVRTAVDTAIEATGRLDILVNNAGTCFHRPALEVPEQEWREVFDINVHGLWTLTQAVGRHFVDQGHGNIINIGSMSGLVVNRPQWQPAYNASKAAVHQLTKSLAAEWAPHGVRVNAVAPGYIKTEMAPVDEPQFRQHWIDDAPMQRYSTPEEIAPTVVFLASDASSFMTGSILVADGGYTVF, from the coding sequence ATGAACGTGCTCGATTCCTTCTCACTGCAGGGGCGCACGGCGCTAGTCACCGGCGGTTATCGCGGCCTCGGCCTGGGCTTCTCTCGAGCACTCGCCCAAGCGGGTGCCGATGTCGTCATCGCAGCCCGCGACAGCAGCGCGTGTGCCGCCGTCGCCGAGGACCTGGCCACCGAAACCGGACGGACCGTCATCGGCACCAGCCTCGACGTCACCGACCTGGCGTCGGTGCGCACGGCTGTCGACACCGCGATCGAAGCCACTGGGCGTTTGGACATCCTCGTCAACAACGCCGGCACCTGCTTTCATCGCCCGGCGCTTGAGGTGCCCGAGCAAGAATGGCGCGAGGTCTTTGACATCAACGTGCACGGCCTGTGGACATTGACCCAGGCTGTCGGTCGGCACTTCGTCGACCAGGGACACGGCAACATCATCAACATTGGCTCCATGTCGGGGCTGGTCGTCAACCGCCCGCAGTGGCAGCCGGCGTACAACGCCTCAAAGGCTGCAGTTCACCAACTCACCAAATCTCTTGCGGCCGAGTGGGCGCCACACGGCGTCCGGGTCAACGCCGTCGCACCCGGCTACATCAAGACCGAGATGGCGCCCGTCGACGAGCCACAGTTTCGCCAGCATTGGATCGATGACGCACCGATGCAGCGGTATTCGACTCCGGAGGAGATCGCTCCGACGGTGGTGTTCCTCGCATCCGACGCCTCGTCATTCATGACTGGGTCAATCCTCGTCGCCGACGGCGGTTACACCGTCTTCTAA
- a CDS encoding HNH endonuclease signature motif containing protein — protein sequence MVGTTTSDSEVSETVAQLHTTVDAVSRLHESNHQRGTRDLAALTREVLALLQVAETAAVSLVAEAIQRGMVHESTAAGPAQWVSRLSTGEDLDRLLPPAATPTSGPLMPLVDCPDEDVHHDPPDQSNADTCEILRLPGVEPLIASRIAKVATACTQRRNTVLAAAVTANSVGVAAARTALIEVDKVIPVLPSAHRDAVFGHFLNLPAGSGSKAIRELAQRVIATYADETFLNDLDERLDHAESVTWSELPNGMHRLVADLAPTHAAHVRHAINALSAPTPGNSCCEDVFHRHTSGQKTGEPDPRQADKRAADALVLLLTRGAEAIDNGATPTSGTARLVVTIDLDVLVGNVRGCGRTEAGTSLNASQIREIACDAEILPMVLGSGSQPLDVGRSERLVTRGLRAAVIQRDRCCTYPGCDRPPSWCQVHHIIPWSHGGPTSLTNSALLCQRHHTIVHRDEYTATATASTVIWDLRPRSMRQPNAAA from the coding sequence ATGGTGGGCACGACGACCAGTGACAGCGAGGTCAGCGAGACGGTCGCGCAATTGCACACGACCGTGGATGCGGTGTCGCGATTGCACGAATCGAACCATCAGCGCGGCACTCGTGACCTAGCCGCGCTGACCCGCGAGGTATTGGCGCTGCTGCAGGTGGCTGAGACAGCCGCCGTGAGCCTCGTGGCCGAGGCTATTCAGCGAGGCATGGTGCACGAGTCGACTGCTGCCGGGCCGGCTCAGTGGGTCTCGCGTCTCAGCACTGGCGAGGACCTCGACCGCCTGCTGCCACCGGCAGCAACGCCGACGTCAGGTCCACTCATGCCCCTCGTCGACTGTCCCGATGAAGACGTTCATCACGACCCGCCCGACCAGAGCAACGCAGACACCTGCGAGATCTTGCGGCTTCCGGGCGTTGAACCCCTCATCGCCTCACGGATCGCCAAAGTCGCCACAGCATGCACACAGCGCCGTAATACAGTGCTCGCCGCGGCAGTGACTGCCAACTCGGTCGGCGTCGCCGCCGCGCGCACTGCGTTGATCGAGGTCGACAAAGTCATACCCGTTCTGCCCAGCGCACATCGTGACGCCGTGTTCGGGCATTTTCTGAACCTTCCGGCTGGGTCGGGTTCCAAGGCGATCCGAGAGCTCGCCCAGCGCGTGATCGCCACGTACGCCGACGAGACCTTCCTGAACGACCTCGATGAGCGCCTCGACCACGCCGAATCGGTGACCTGGTCGGAGCTGCCGAACGGCATGCATCGCTTGGTCGCCGATCTCGCCCCAACGCATGCGGCCCACGTGCGCCACGCCATCAACGCCCTGTCGGCGCCCACCCCAGGAAACTCTTGCTGCGAGGACGTTTTCCATCGCCACACCAGCGGCCAGAAGACCGGCGAGCCCGATCCGCGACAGGCCGACAAGCGCGCTGCTGACGCACTTGTCCTTCTCCTCACGCGGGGAGCCGAGGCCATCGACAACGGCGCGACCCCGACCAGCGGCACCGCCCGTCTTGTGGTCACTATCGATCTCGACGTTCTTGTCGGAAATGTGCGCGGATGCGGGCGTACCGAAGCGGGAACATCGTTGAATGCCAGTCAGATTCGGGAGATCGCGTGCGACGCTGAGATCCTGCCCATGGTTCTCGGGTCAGGCAGTCAACCTCTCGACGTCGGACGTTCCGAACGCTTGGTCACCCGAGGCCTGCGAGCCGCCGTCATCCAACGGGACCGATGTTGTACCTACCCCGGGTGCGACAGACCGCCCAGTTGGTGCCAGGTCCACCACATCATTCCGTGGTCTCACGGCGGACCCACCAGCCTCACCAACTCAGCACTGCTATGCCAGCGACATCACACCATCGTGCACCGCGATGAATACACCGCCACCGCCACCGCCTCGACAGTCATCTGGGACCTTCGGCCTCGCAGCATGCGCCAGCCAAACGCGGCAGCCTGA
- a CDS encoding tetratricopeptide repeat protein, with amino-acid sequence MTTFESLLSRHTDTQGNSDFAAWQRAVTLFDERRYTEAVKILEPLVTTTPERPVIGTASARLLLARAYFHSAQLSRAIELATAIVQDDPADGYARLLLSRALQRAGRTEEATGHQRLIEAMGVA; translated from the coding sequence ATGACCACCTTCGAGAGCCTGCTGTCCCGTCACACCGACACCCAGGGCAACTCGGATTTCGCTGCGTGGCAGCGCGCAGTCACGCTGTTCGACGAGCGGCGTTACACCGAGGCCGTGAAGATCCTGGAGCCGCTCGTGACCACCACGCCGGAGAGACCTGTGATCGGCACAGCCTCCGCTCGGCTACTACTCGCCCGCGCCTACTTCCACTCAGCGCAACTGAGCCGAGCCATTGAACTGGCGACTGCGATCGTGCAGGACGACCCCGCCGACGGGTACGCCCGCCTGCTGCTCAGCCGCGCCCTCCAGCGGGCGGGCCGCACCGAAGAGGCGACCGGACATCAGCGCCTTATCGAGGCGATGGGTGTGGCCTGA
- a CDS encoding acyl-CoA dehydrogenase — protein MPNPLLHPPTYQGEPFDDETARLLRATVDWFESRGKRKLLQDYHERAWTADFLDFAAKEGLFAAMLTPSTDAAGSTAKRWDTARISALSEVLAFYGLDYWYAFQVTILGLGPIWQSDNEAARKRAAQWLDDGAVFAFGLSERSHGADIYSTDMILTPDGDGGYTATGSKYYIGNGNVARMVSVFGRRSDVEGPDGYVFFAADSQHEAYHLVKNTVDGQKFVSEFRLEDYPVHTDDILHTGQDAFNAALNTVNVGKFNIGFASIGMAEHCTYEAITHAHNRILYGNRVTDFPHVRRTLSESYLRLVAMKLYSSRAIDYLRSASADDRRYLLYNPVSKMKVTSEAETVVAGLWDVIAAKGFEAETYFANAGRDIGAPAKLEGTVHVNLALILKFMPAYLLSPREQPEIPTRVDPANDDFLFHQGPARGLGKITFADWHAAFEPYADLPNVAILREQGDALAELLKTAPLTDDQQKDLDFILELGQLFTLLVYAHLMLEQAAIEDIDRQVVDAIVGVLVGDFSQRATRLHGKAASTEAQQDWAIRQIRKPAVDEARDAAVWQRVEELSGAYEMTP, from the coding sequence GTGCCGAATCCGCTGCTGCACCCACCGACCTACCAGGGCGAGCCGTTCGACGACGAGACCGCGCGCTTGTTGCGGGCGACCGTCGACTGGTTCGAGTCACGCGGCAAGCGCAAGTTGCTCCAGGACTATCACGAGCGCGCCTGGACAGCTGACTTCCTCGATTTCGCGGCAAAAGAGGGCTTGTTCGCGGCCATGCTGACGCCGTCGACGGATGCGGCCGGGAGCACGGCTAAGCGCTGGGACACCGCGCGCATCTCAGCGCTGAGTGAAGTTCTCGCGTTCTATGGCCTGGACTACTGGTATGCCTTTCAGGTCACCATCTTGGGGCTCGGACCGATCTGGCAGAGCGACAACGAAGCCGCCCGCAAACGCGCGGCCCAATGGCTGGATGACGGGGCAGTCTTCGCCTTCGGCTTGTCCGAGCGCTCGCACGGCGCGGACATCTACTCGACCGACATGATCCTGACGCCGGACGGCGACGGTGGCTACACGGCGACCGGCAGTAAGTACTACATCGGCAACGGAAACGTCGCCCGCATGGTGTCGGTTTTCGGCCGCCGGTCCGACGTCGAGGGCCCGGATGGCTACGTCTTCTTCGCCGCGGACAGCCAGCACGAGGCATACCACCTCGTGAAGAACACCGTTGACGGGCAGAAGTTCGTCTCCGAGTTCCGGCTTGAGGACTACCCCGTGCACACAGACGACATCCTGCACACCGGTCAGGATGCGTTCAACGCGGCGCTCAACACGGTCAACGTCGGCAAGTTCAACATCGGCTTTGCCTCGATCGGCATGGCCGAACACTGCACGTACGAAGCAATCACCCACGCGCACAACAGAATTCTCTATGGCAACCGGGTGACGGACTTTCCGCACGTACGCCGCACCCTCAGCGAGTCGTACCTTCGACTCGTCGCGATGAAGCTGTATTCCTCGCGCGCCATTGACTATCTGCGCAGCGCGTCTGCGGATGACCGCCGCTACCTCCTCTACAACCCGGTGTCGAAAATGAAGGTCACCAGCGAGGCCGAGACGGTCGTCGCCGGACTGTGGGATGTCATTGCTGCCAAGGGTTTTGAGGCGGAAACGTACTTCGCCAACGCTGGCCGCGACATCGGTGCGCCCGCCAAACTGGAGGGGACCGTGCACGTGAACCTCGCGCTCATCCTCAAGTTCATGCCGGCCTATCTCCTGTCGCCGCGGGAGCAGCCCGAAATCCCGACGCGGGTCGATCCAGCCAATGACGATTTCTTGTTCCACCAGGGTCCCGCTCGTGGTCTGGGCAAGATCACCTTCGCCGACTGGCATGCCGCGTTCGAGCCGTACGCCGACCTCCCCAACGTGGCAATCTTGCGTGAGCAGGGCGACGCGCTCGCCGAGTTACTCAAGACTGCACCCCTGACGGACGACCAGCAGAAGGATCTGGACTTCATCCTCGAGCTCGGCCAGCTCTTCACCTTGCTGGTCTATGCCCACCTCATGCTGGAGCAGGCGGCCATCGAGGACATCGACCGTCAGGTGGTCGACGCCATTGTCGGGGTTCTTGTTGGCGACTTCTCCCAGCGCGCCACCCGCTTGCACGGAAAGGCGGCTTCCACTGAAGCCCAACAGGATTGGGCGATCCGACAGATTCGCAAGCCCGCCGTCGACGAGGCGCGCGACGCCGCCGTCTGGCAGCGCGTCGAGGAACTGTCGGGCGCATACGAAATGACCCCCTAA